Part of the Candidatus Berkelbacteria bacterium genome is shown below.
TTCTTGCTACTCAAGTCGCCTTGAAAAAATTAGGTATTGAGGCTCAACTCTCGCTCGGAGAGCCGCCAGCTTTGGACGGAATTGATGTGGTGCATGTTTTTAATCCGCTCTTGGTCTCCGCGCGAATTCTCAAGCAGGCAAAAATCGCTGGCGTGCCAGTGGTCGTTTCCTCAATCTTTTGGCCAATGGGCGAGTATTTTCGTGCTTATAAAGATTTTACCCGTACCTTGATAACACTCCGACCCACCAACTGGGTTTCTGCCAGTCTTGAGATGGGCTTGCGTTATTTAACTTATACCTACGCTTGGAACCCATTTATCGAACATCGCCTCACTCACTTTTTGTCGCAGGCTGATCTTGTCCTGCCAAATTCAAGCGCGGAAGGCGAGATGATCGAGTCACGGTTAAAGGTTAAAACTCCTTGGCGAGTTGTGCCGAATGGCATCGATCCACTCTTAAAAGTAAAAAAGATGGTTTCACTTCCCTCTCTCTTGAAAAAAATAAAAAACTATATTCTCTGCGTCGGTCGTCTGGAGCTCCGAAAAAATCAGCATCTTTTAATTCAGGCGCTTTCGGGTATCCAGGTTCCTCTCGTTTTGGTGGGTAATCGAACCGTGAGCCCAAGTTACACCCGCGTCTGCGAAAAATTGGCGCGCCAGCACAATCAAACGTATTTTATCGATCATCTACCTCAAGAAGCTTTGCCACTTGTCTACCAGCGAGCCCGTGTCCACGCTCTGCCTTCATGGTATGAAACGCCCGGACTTGCCTCGCTCGAAGCGGCGCTGGCCGGTTGTCGCATTGTGACGACCTCTACAGGCGGCCCGCGGGAATATTTCGGTAAAGAAGCATTTTATTGTCAGCCGAACGATCCTGGATCAATCAAAAACGCAGTTTTACAAGCCCTAGCCGCTCCCATTTCATCTCGGCTTCAAGAGCGAATCAAGTTAAACTATACTTGGAAACAGACTGCTATCAAGACATTGGCAGGGTATCGGGCGGCACAACGCTAATCAGCCACCCGACTTCCAATTCTTCCATAAAGGTAATGCCATCGGCAACCGGTCGGAAATTTTCTTCGTAGATTCCAAAGGGCGCATCGGAGGGGACAGAGTAGGTAAAACGAAAAGTTCCAACCTTGCCCGGCTCAACACGACGTTCTTGTAAGCGGATTCGATTTGAGCTCAACCAGCCGCTGGTTTCAATCGCTGATCTTGAGAATTTATTCAAAGCCGGTATGCGATCTTGAGGCAGATTCGTGGCCAAATGCACTAGATCATCATCCCAATACGTGCTCCCAGTGTTTTTAAGAGTGACTTCAAAAGCAAGCGTCGTGCCAGGCGTTACATTGACTTCGCGAGCTGATTGTTGCACAAGCTCGGCATGATAAGCTGTGGCTTCGAGCAAGGGCGGTGTAAGATTAATACATTCGGCAAAAACCGAATTAGAAGTTGTAAGAACCGCTTGGTCATTTAAGCGATAAAGTTGGCTGACACCATCGATGTAGATCAACTCGACGCCAGCGAGAGTCTTGAGGACATTGCCAACGCAATCGAGGTCGCTTGTTGAGGCCTTCCAGTCGGGTTTGAGGAGAAGAGCATATTCAATGGGATAACCATAACCGGTGGTAAAGAATGACTCGCCAGTGAAGATTGCTCGTTGCGTCATTGGTCTTTGCAGAGCCGATAAAAAGTAGGTGGAAACGAGGGAAACATTGCTAATGATATGCTCATCTTGCTGAATAATTGCCTGCAAGTCAGAGACAGATTTCAAATGTTCCAAGGTCATATAGTTAGAGCCGGTGGCAATCCGAGCATTCATTTCTTGAGCGTATGGAATTGGGAAAATCAAAATTGCCGTCACAAGCGTTAAGGCCAACGGGCGCGCTTTTATTTTTAATAAAGCATTCAGCCCGATCGCGCCAGCGACCGCCAAAAAAGGGATCGATTCATAAAGAAAGCGACTCGGGTAAAAATAAAAACCGACCCGCGGTAAAAATGATAGGGCGAAGCTCACTAGCACCCAGGTGACTGAAAAGATCAGTGCTTGACGTCGCATTTGATTGTTTTTTTTAATCACAACGCCGAGGCCAAAGAGAGCAAGGAGTGAAAGGGGTAGACCAAGAGCGACGACGTAACCAGGCAGAGTGATGAATTCGCGAAACGGCCCAGGCTCCCAATAGGTTGGGACACTCACAATATACTCAATTGTCTGCCAAGGCGCTCGGATCAATTCCGGCCAACGCCAAAGCGCCACTCCGTTTGCCACAACGAACACAAAGATCAGCCACCATTTTCTGCGGATCTTATGCAAGAGCGTTTTCCTCTCCGGCCAGGCGAACATGAAGAACGTGATGACGGCAACCGGTACAAAAAGCATAAATGAGAGCGATTTATGAGTGAGATACAGTAAGATGCCAGTTAAAAGATAGATCAGCAAGACGGCACTTAAGCGTCTTTTGCGTGTCAGAAAAAGCGCTACACAGCCAACAATTAGAAAAGCGAGAAAATTAGCCAGAGTTGCGCTGTTAATCAAAAAAAGCATGCCAAATGAAGTTGCAAGGAGAATTGGGATAGCGGCGATCAAGCCATCAAGACGTTTTGCGAGTAACCCTAAAACAGTCGCAATCGCAACCAAAATTCCGAGTTCGAGCAATGAAAAGAGCGGGTAATCAAAGTCGAGTTGCCCACCAGTGAGATACCAGAGTCCACTTAAAAGCGCGACCGGCAAGGGGCTTTCATACGGCACGCGACCATAGGGCGCAATTCCTTCGTGAGTCGGCAAGAGCCGATGGGCGCGGACAGCTTCAACGGCATCGATGATGTAGGTATTGGCATCGGCGCCGGGCGGCGTTGGCTTACTGAAAGTGGGCGTTAGAATCAACCCGGCCAGAATTAGACTCAAGCCAAATAACAACCACTCAACGCTTATTTTACGAAGCGCTCTTATCATTGAGCTAGATTATAGCAAGTCGGCGACGCGGAGCAGTAGTTGGGCAATTGGTTGCCAGGCGTAGTGTTCGCGAACAAGTTTTTGCATCTTTCTCACCTCTTGAACGCGTTGTTTTTCGGATAATGTGAGGATAGCTTGGGCAATGGACGCGCCAATTTGTTCGGGTTGATCCATATTGATCGGGTGACCACCTATATCGCGCAAAACATAACGCAAAGATTTTCGGTCAGCAAGAATCGGATAACAGCCACCTGCAATCGCCTGCAAAACTACGATTCCAAAACCCTCATTAAGAGAGGGAAAGACTAGAAAATGAGCGCTCTGACAGTATTTGACAAGCATTTCATCGCTAACTTTGCCGGCAAAGGTGACGGCCTGGCCAAGTTTTTCTTTTGAAACCTGCACTTCCAAAGTTGATTGATAACCTTGATCTTCACCCACGATTGTTAGTCGAGCTTTGGGACGTTTTTTGAGAATCTTTTTCAGGGCCTGAATTGCATACTGCGCGCCCTTATACTCAACTAATCGCCCAATAAACAAAAGTTCAAGCTGATCCGCGCGCCGGGCGGCCGAATTGCCTGCGAATTGAGCTGAATCGACGCCGACCGGAATGACGTGAATTTTTTCGCGTTTGGCGCCTAAAGCTAGATATTCCTCAACATTCGCATCAGTCAGAGCGATGAGCGCATCATAAGAATTCAGCATATGCCTACCCAGAGTGCGATCGTGCAAGTTTAAGGCTAGTCGGGCCGCTAATGATTGATGAGGCTGGGTTAAATCATAACCCGAGAGAACAAGTTTAGGGCGCCGAGCGCGCTGGGGCAAAAGCGGATAAAGCGGCTCAAAAAAAGTATAGCCGTGCGCATGAATGAGATCGAAATCTTCCTTATGCTTGCGCACCCAGGCATAGAGGGCTGGCGTCCACATGCCGGTATAAAATTGAAAGCGGGGCGGGAAACGTAAGACCCGAACCTTGGAGCGCTCCTCGTTCTCGAGTTGAGCTGGATACGTTGAGCGACGTATCCAGCCTCGGGCGGTCCAACCAAAAACATCAAATTGATTCAGCGAGGTCGTGGTGACAACGGTCACTTCATGACCAAGCTCGCCGAGCGTCCAGGCAATGTGAGCGGCGGTGCTTTGCGATCCGCCAATCGAGGGTGGGAAGCGGTGGACAAGTTCAAGGATTTTCATATGAGGGAGTGTGAGTGCATTTTCGTTTATTCCTAAAAGAATTATGCAATGAGTTCGCTATAGAGCATGAGATGACTGGCAACAGACGCATCCCAGGAAAAACTTCTTCTTTTAATCTTATCAAATTTATTTCGTTGCGCTAATTTGAGGGCGCGTGCGAGGGCTTGACTGTTGCCAGTTTCGAAAAAGATTACCTTGCCCGATACAACTTCTGGCAAGGAGCCAGCGCGACTCGCAATGATTGGTCGGTCCATGGCGCAGGCTTCAGCCGCACTGAAGCCGAAGCCCTCGGCAAGCGAGGGCACAACTACACAGTCGGCGCTCGCTAGAATCCTAGGCAAGCGCGCTCGAGGCAGTGGTGGGCGTAAGGTAATTTTTGTTTGCAGTCCTAGGCGTTGAATCTGTTGCTCGATGGCGCGGTAACCAGCTTTGGGATCTTGACCCAAGATCAAGAGTAAGTGCGCCTTGACTGGTTGGGTCTGCATCGCGTCGATGAGCAAGCTAACACCTTTAGAGATGCCTGGTCGACCAAAGTACAGAAAAAGAAACTTTCGCGCATAACCTAGCCTATTTTTTTCATGTTCGTGATGATAGCGAGTTGGGGCAAAGAGTTTTTCATCGATGCCGTTGTGGATGATGCGAACTTTTTTTTTGGCGCCGCGCAGGGCGATCAGGTCTCTTGAGGTTGCCTGTGAGACGGCAATGAATTGGTCGAAAGGGAGACGCAGAATGAGTTGTTCAATGAGAAAATAGATCAGCGCGAGCGGGAAGGTAAGGTCGTAGTGGAACCAGCGTCGTCCCCAGACTTCATGCACCGTAACGACCACCGGTTTTCGAAGCAATTTTCCTGCTAAAAATGCGGGCAGGGCGGCATTGTAGGTAGTCGTATGAATAAGATCAGCGCTCCGCGCGTGCTTAAAAATAGTTGGTAGCGCGAGACAAGTAAACCAGTAGCGGCGTGAAAATGGTGGTGTAGCGACGCGCCGAATTGTTATTCCGCGCCAGTTCTCGATGAGTGCGTTATTTGGCAGACGAGTGGCGATCGCCATAAGAGTATGATTTTTAACGAGTCGTGTCGCCAGCTCTTCGAAAAGCACAGTCACGCCGCCGACGAACGGGTAAAAATGTTCCAACACAAAGAGAATCTTCATGGGTAAATAGTAAGTGGTGATTAGGGATGTGTGAAGAGCCAGCAATCTTGGAGACTATTGCCTATTGCCTACTTACTTAAGTACGCTTCACTCAAATGCAAAAGGAGAACTATGTCAGAAGCAGAAAAACGTGGGCAAAAACGACGGGCGCTTATCACTGGTATTACTGGCCAAGACGGTTCTTATTTAGCTGAACACTTGCTTGAATTGGGTTATGAGGTTTATGGCTTGGTCAGGGCGCTCTCGACAACCAATCATACAAACATTGCTCATCTTAAAAACAAAGTGACACTCCTCGGAGGCGATCTTCTCGATAAAACTTCTTTGATCGCGGCGATACGCTTGGCGAATCCTGATGAAGTCTATAATCTAGCCGCTCAATCGTTTGTTCATCTTTCTTGGGAGCAACCTGTGCTAACTGCTGAATTCACGGGTCTCGGCGTACTGCGTATGCTCGAAGCAATTCGAGAAGTGAGTCCAAAGATTAAGTTTTACCAAGCCTCGTCGAGCGAGATGTTCGGTAAGGTTGTTTCTGCCCCGCAAGTTGAGACTACTCGGTTTTGGCCGAGAAGCCCTTACGCCGTTGCTAAAGTATTTGGTCATTACATAACAGTTAATTATCGCGAATCATATAATTTGTTCGCATGTTGCGGCATCTTATTTAATCATGAATCACCACGTCGAGGTCTCCAATTTGTGACACGTAAGATTACCGATGCCGTGGCGCGTATTCATCACGGTCTTGCCCAAGAGGTTCGTCTCGGCAATCTGGATGCTAAGCGTGATTGGGGGTTTGCTGGCGACTATGTGCGCGCCATGCATGCGATGCTTCAGGCTGAAAAACCAGATGACTATGTAATTGCCACGAGTGAGACGCATTCTGTTGCGGAGTTTGTTGAACAAGCTTTTCGCGTTATCGGAATAAAAGATTGGAAAAAATATGTTGCTATCGACAAAAGATTTTTACGGCCGGCAGAGGTGCAACTTTTGCGCGGCGACGCTAGTAAGGCACGTAAAGTGCTTAAATGGGAACCGAAGGTCTCCTTTTCGGAACTGGTTGAGATGATGGTTCGATCAGATATCATGCGTGTTGAGCTTGAGCTCGCACATGCTCAAACCGCTCAAGCCCTGAACCAACTTGAATCTTTTCGCCAGCCTGAAGTTCAGCAGACGCTAGGCTAACTACTCTTCGCGTTTCTGGCGTGTTGAGAATTCTTGAATTGCCAAATCGGAGATGAGGTGATCAACGCGACGCTCAATTCGATCAGCCTTGAGATAAAACCGATATGAGAGGAAGAGTAGGAATACCAAACCGATCCCAAGGATAGTGCCTTGCCCCGTGCTCGGACCGAAAATTTTTTCGCGGACTATGTCAAGTGAAGCTGGAAAGATTGCCGCCCAGGCGACGCCGATCCAGGTGAAAAGCCAAAATAGAAAAACCACAAAGGGCTCGCGACCATGACGAAATTCATCATAGGATTTAGCAATCACAAGCGCGGCTAAAAAACCGACAATGGCAGAGGCGATCATGAGTTCTTATCCCGATAAGGTTTTTCCAAGTAAACGGAGCAAAATGTTGATTCCATTTAAGGTCGATTGGCCTTTCTTTTTGGAGTATTCAGTGTAGATTGCTCGGATTGGGACTTCACGGATGCGCAATTTTGCCCGCTTGGCCGCGATTAAAATCTCGGTACAAATTTCATACCCGCTGGTTGAAAGTTGTAAACGCTCGAGGGCACGAAGAGTGTATGCCCGGTAGCCTGATTGAGAGTCGGTTGCGGTAATTCCACAGACCGCCCGCAATAGCCAACTGCCGGCATCGTTCAAGATTTGTTTTAAGCGCGGCATGTTTTCACGATCTTTTTTGCGAGTGCCGAGAACGATGTCGGCTTCATCTCTGATTAAAGGCGATAAAAGATTGTGGAGCTCGTTCGGGTCGTGCTGGCCGTCGGCATCGAGGGTCACTAAATAGGTCGCATGAAGTATTTGAGCAAGTTTAAAACCGGTTCGGGTCGCCAGACCTACCCCGCTATTCAAGCGATGTTTTGCAACCCAAGCGCCGTGCGCCGTGGCAATTAGACTCGTTTCATCGCCAGAGCCATCATCGATAACCAGGGGCTGAATTGCGTCAATGTTGGATAGGGTCTTCGGTAAAGAATTAAGCACGTTGCCAAGCGCCGCCGCTTCATTGTAAGCGGGTATTAAAATTACCAGTCGCGCCGTGTCTAAATCAGATGTTTGCTCTTGGACAAAATTGAGGCTGTGCCCAAGTGTAACTGTTGCGACTTCCTCCCCAGACATTTACCCTCCTGCACATCTATTGACTTAATTTAAGTTGCTGATATTCGGCGGCTAGAATGACATTTGAGAGCAAGGAAACAACTGTCATCGGACCGACGCCGCCGGGAACAGGGGTTGCAAGTCGGGACTTTGCTTTTGCCGCTTCATCAATATCGCCAACAAGTGTAGCATCCTGCTTCGCAAGTCCGACGTCAATAAGCACTGTGTTCGGTTTGATCATGTCGGCGGTGATCAGGTTGGCCGTACCAGCCGCACTCACGATTACATCGGCGTCTTGAGTGAGTTTAGTGAGGTCGCGAGTTGTCCGATCGCCAGTTTGAACTTGAGCGCCGCGAGAAGCCAGCATCCAGGCAAGCGGTCGGCCGACTAAGCGTCCTTGGCCGATAATGGTAAATTTTTTGCCACTGATCGGAACCTTATAATATGCAAGCAGACGCAAAATTCCAAGCGGAGTGGCTGGCGGGAAGAGTTCACGCCCAGTTTCTAAGGCCGCTTCGTTAGTCGCTGTTAGCCCGTCTACGTCCTTTTCCGGCTTAATTGTATTGAGAAGTTGATCGGTATCTAAGTCGGCTGACAATGGAAGTTGGAGAATAATACCATGCACTAACTGATCCTGATTTAGATCAACCAGCGTCTTGTGAATCTGATCGTATAATGTTTGTGGTCGAGTGGAAGTTTCGAATTCATAGACACTTACCCGAACGCCGATTGCTCTCCCGAGTTCGCTCTTGGCGCGGACGTATTTTTCTGTCCGTTCATCGGGATTAACTTTGAGGATCGCCAGATGAGGTTTAACACCTCGCTTGGCAAGCGCTCGCACACGTTCAATCAACTCTTGCTTAAGTTCTGTCGCGACAGCGCGACCGTCCATAGTGGTCATTCTATTGCTCGTTTATTTCAGCTCGCCGGGAGCGGGGAAAGTTTTTGCGAGGGCACGAACTTGGTTTTGCACTTGGCGGATAACGATATTATTTTGAGAGTTAGAGAGCACTTTATCGATTAATTCTACGATCTCAAAAATTTGTTTTTCTTTGAAGCCGCGCGTCGTTAAAGCCGGAGTGCCAAGTCGAAGACCTGAAGGATGAGTAGCTGGCGCCGGATCATCCGGAATGATATTCATATTGGCGATCAGACCTGCCTTCTCGAGGCTAATTTGCGCTTCGCGGCCGCTTATTTTTTTATTTCTCAAGTCAACTAAAACGAGATGATTTTCAGTGCCGCCGAAACACAATTCATAATTTCGCTCAACTAATGCCTTTGCCAAAATTTGAGTGTTAGTCAAAATTTGTTTGGCATAAGTTTTAAAAGATGGCCGACTTGCTTCTTCCAAGGCGATCGCCAGCGCCGCAATTTGATTTTGATGCGGACCACCTTGGAGCCCGGGGAAAACCGCCTTGTCAATTTGTTTTGAGAATGTTTTTTTACACAGAATCAGACCGCCGCGCGGGCCGCGCAGAGTTTTATGAGTAGTTGTGGTAATTATGTCAAAAACCGACCCTGGGTTATTCAGCAAGCCAGTTACGATTAGACCTGAAATATGCGAGACATCCGCCAGCGTGAGGGCGCCAACTTGATCAGCGATAGACTTTACACGTTCGTAGTCAATATCGCGCGAATAAGATGAGTAGCCAACCAAAATTAATTTTGGTTTATGTTTGCGCGCAAGCTTTTCCATCTCGGCGTAGTTGATCTTTCCTTCGAGAGTCGTCTTATAGCGTACGAACGTGTAAAGTCTAGCCGGTAGAGTGACCGGGTGGCCGTGAGTTAAGTGGCCGCCATGCGAAAGATCCATGCCAAGAACGGTATCGCCCGGAGCAAGTAGAGCCGAGTAAACCGCCAAGTTTGCTGGCGCGCCCGAGAGTGGCTGAACATTTACATGCTCAACGCCGTAAAGTTTCTTGGCAAGATCAATTGCTCTTTGTTCAATTTCGTCAACAATGCGATTGCCCGCATAGTAGCGTTTGCCCGGGTAGCCTTCAGAATATTTATTGGCTAGTGGTGAGCCTAGAGCGCGCAAAACCGCTTCTGACATGTGATTTTCGCTGGCAATTAAACATAGATCTTCTTGTTGGCGCAAACTTTCTTTGCGGATTAGCTGTTCAACTTTCATTTTTCGCTCCTTCGGTATTCGCGAGTTCAATTTGCGGCCGGCCAATTGAATCATAAACAAAACCCTGTTCCGCCATCTCACTCGGGTCATACATATTACGGCCGTCGACTATATAAGGGCGCGCAAGAGTTGCGCGAAGTTTTGCAAGATCAAGCTGACGAAATTCGTCCCATTCGGTAAGGATCACCAGTAGGTCGGCTTTCTGCGCAGTTTCGAGTGCGGTTCTGCCAAAAGTTAAGTTCTTTAAGATTTGTTCGGCTTGATGTTTGGCAACTGGATCATAGGCTCGAATCACAGCGCCCACGCGCTGAAGTTCTTCGATAATCGCCACTGCGGGCGCATCGCGCATGTCGTCGGTTTTGGGTTTAAATGCAAGCCCCCAAACTGCAA
Proteins encoded:
- a CDS encoding glycosyltransferase family 4 protein, whose product is MKVLFQCRKNLNTYAGGDRVQILATQVALKKLGIEAQLSLGEPPALDGIDVVHVFNPLLVSARILKQAKIAGVPVVVSSIFWPMGEYFRAYKDFTRTLITLRPTNWVSASLEMGLRYLTYTYAWNPFIEHRLTHFLSQADLVLPNSSAEGEMIESRLKVKTPWRVVPNGIDPLLKVKKMVSLPSLLKKIKNYILCVGRLELRKNQHLLIQALSGIQVPLVLVGNRTVSPSYTRVCEKLARQHNQTYFIDHLPQEALPLVYQRARVHALPSWYETPGLASLEAALAGCRIVTTSTGGPREYFGKEAFYCQPNDPGSIKNAVLQALAAPISSRLQERIKLNYTWKQTAIKTLAGYRAAQR
- a CDS encoding glycosyltransferase family 4 protein, which encodes MKILELVHRFPPSIGGSQSTAAHIAWTLGELGHEVTVVTTTSLNQFDVFGWTARGWIRRSTYPAQLENEERSKVRVLRFPPRFQFYTGMWTPALYAWVRKHKEDFDLIHAHGYTFFEPLYPLLPQRARRPKLVLSGYDLTQPHQSLAARLALNLHDRTLGRHMLNSYDALIALTDANVEEYLALGAKREKIHVIPVGVDSAQFAGNSAARRADQLELLFIGRLVEYKGAQYAIQALKKILKKRPKARLTIVGEDQGYQSTLEVQVSKEKLGQAVTFAGKVSDEMLVKYCQSAHFLVFPSLNEGFGIVVLQAIAGGCYPILADRKSLRYVLRDIGGHPINMDQPEQIGASIAQAILTLSEKQRVQEVRKMQKLVREHYAWQPIAQLLLRVADLL
- a CDS encoding glycosyltransferase family 4 protein, whose amino-acid sequence is MKILFVLEHFYPFVGGVTVLFEELATRLVKNHTLMAIATRLPNNALIENWRGITIRRVATPPFSRRYWFTCLALPTIFKHARSADLIHTTTYNAALPAFLAGKLLRKPVVVTVHEVWGRRWFHYDLTFPLALIYFLIEQLILRLPFDQFIAVSQATSRDLIALRGAKKKVRIIHNGIDEKLFAPTRYHHEHEKNRLGYARKFLFLYFGRPGISKGVSLLIDAMQTQPVKAHLLLILGQDPKAGYRAIEQQIQRLGLQTKITLRPPLPRARLPRILASADCVVVPSLAEGFGFSAAEACAMDRPIIASRAGSLPEVVSGKVIFFETGNSQALARALKLAQRNKFDKIKRRSFSWDASVASHLMLYSELIA
- the gmd gene encoding GDP-mannose 4,6-dehydratase, which codes for MSEAEKRGQKRRALITGITGQDGSYLAEHLLELGYEVYGLVRALSTTNHTNIAHLKNKVTLLGGDLLDKTSLIAAIRLANPDEVYNLAAQSFVHLSWEQPVLTAEFTGLGVLRMLEAIREVSPKIKFYQASSSEMFGKVVSAPQVETTRFWPRSPYAVAKVFGHYITVNYRESYNLFACCGILFNHESPRRGLQFVTRKITDAVARIHHGLAQEVRLGNLDAKRDWGFAGDYVRAMHAMLQAEKPDDYVIATSETHSVAEFVEQAFRVIGIKDWKKYVAIDKRFLRPAEVQLLRGDASKARKVLKWEPKVSFSELVEMMVRSDIMRVELELAHAQTAQALNQLESFRQPEVQQTLG
- a CDS encoding DUF2304 domain-containing protein; the protein is MIASAIVGFLAALVIAKSYDEFRHGREPFVVFLFWLFTWIGVAWAAIFPASLDIVREKIFGPSTGQGTILGIGLVFLLFLSYRFYLKADRIERRVDHLISDLAIQEFSTRQKREE
- a CDS encoding glycosyltransferase family 2 protein, which produces MSGEEVATVTLGHSLNFVQEQTSDLDTARLVILIPAYNEAAALGNVLNSLPKTLSNIDAIQPLVIDDGSGDETSLIATAHGAWVAKHRLNSGVGLATRTGFKLAQILHATYLVTLDADGQHDPNELHNLLSPLIRDEADIVLGTRKKDRENMPRLKQILNDAGSWLLRAVCGITATDSQSGYRAYTLRALERLQLSTSGYEICTEILIAAKRAKLRIREVPIRAIYTEYSKKKGQSTLNGINILLRLLGKTLSG
- a CDS encoding bifunctional 5,10-methylenetetrahydrofolate dehydrogenase/5,10-methenyltetrahydrofolate cyclohydrolase, with product MTTMDGRAVATELKQELIERVRALAKRGVKPHLAILKVNPDERTEKYVRAKSELGRAIGVRVSVYEFETSTRPQTLYDQIHKTLVDLNQDQLVHGIILQLPLSADLDTDQLLNTIKPEKDVDGLTATNEAALETGRELFPPATPLGILRLLAYYKVPISGKKFTIIGQGRLVGRPLAWMLASRGAQVQTGDRTTRDLTKLTQDADVIVSAAGTANLITADMIKPNTVLIDVGLAKQDATLVGDIDEAAKAKSRLATPVPGGVGPMTVVSLLSNVILAAEYQQLKLSQ
- a CDS encoding serine hydroxymethyltransferase yields the protein MKVEQLIRKESLRQQEDLCLIASENHMSEAVLRALGSPLANKYSEGYPGKRYYAGNRIVDEIEQRAIDLAKKLYGVEHVNVQPLSGAPANLAVYSALLAPGDTVLGMDLSHGGHLTHGHPVTLPARLYTFVRYKTTLEGKINYAEMEKLARKHKPKLILVGYSSYSRDIDYERVKSIADQVGALTLADVSHISGLIVTGLLNNPGSVFDIITTTTHKTLRGPRGGLILCKKTFSKQIDKAVFPGLQGGPHQNQIAALAIALEEASRPSFKTYAKQILTNTQILAKALVERNYELCFGGTENHLVLVDLRNKKISGREAQISLEKAGLIANMNIIPDDPAPATHPSGLRLGTPALTTRGFKEKQIFEIVELIDKVLSNSQNNIVIRQVQNQVRALAKTFPAPGELK